In a single window of the Dreissena polymorpha isolate Duluth1 chromosome 3, UMN_Dpol_1.0, whole genome shotgun sequence genome:
- the LOC127870923 gene encoding uncharacterized protein LOC127870923 isoform X2, producing MGLSKRRAHLRKLWFKKGGVNPNKGRTTVFPALGDNKYVRLEKKAFDSQVHTSNNVLTFKDTVDTDTTVSVTVLRPRPHASNSNTNKLMEEDSCLFCQKAVRPRPHASNVVDEHSYCGVESLHPDLCTNKLVREDSCLICQKTIRSLQHGITCDVCERWQHRTCNTGIQAADYFRAKRGDIVLTFTCKDCRNHPTTPDATLNSDNVSKMTMMEIIGLRSKHHDAITLEKASS from the exons ATGGGGCTGTCTAAGCGACGAGCTCATTTACGAAAACTTTGGTTCAAAAAGGGGGGTGTGAATCCAAATAAGGGTCGAACTACAGTTTTTCCTGCTCTTGGTGACAATAAGTATGTCAGGTTGGAAAAGAAAGCCTTTGATAGTCAAGTACACACCAGTAACAATGTGCTAACCTTTAAAGATACTGTTGATACGGACACAACAGTATCAGTCACAGTGTTGCGACCCCGACCGCATGCGTCTAATAGTAATACCAATAAGTTGATGGAGGAGGACTCGTGTTTGTTTTGTCAGAAGGCCGTTCGACCCCGACCACATGCGTCTAATGTAGTTGACGAGCATAGTTACTGTGGTGTCGAGTCACTTCATCCAGACTTGTGTACCAATAAGTTGGTGAGGGAGGACTCGTGTTTGATTTGTCAGAAGACCATTCGCTCGTTGCAGCATGGCATCACATGTGATGTTTGTGAGAGATGGCAGCATCGCACATGCAATACAG GCATCCAGGCAGCAGACTATTTTAGGGCAAAGCGGGGAGACATCGTCCTTACCTTCACGTGCAAGGACTGCAGAAACCATCCTACGACGCCCGACGCTACCCTTAACTCCGACAATGTTTCAAAGATGACTATGATGGAG ATCATTGGTCTCAGATCTAAGCACCATGATGCGATTACATTGGAGAAGGCTTCGAGCTAA
- the LOC127870923 gene encoding uncharacterized protein LOC127870923 isoform X3 has protein sequence MGLSKRRAHLRKLWFKKGGVNPNKGRTTVFPALGDNKYVRLEKKAFDSQVHTSNNVLTFKDTVDTDTTVSVTVLRPRPHASNSNTNKLMEEDSCLFCQKAVRPRPHASNVVDEHSYCGVESLHPDLCTNKLVREDSCLICQKTIRSLQHGITCDVCERWQHRTCNTGIQAADYFRAKRGDIVLTFTCKDCRNHPTTPDATLNSDNVSKMTMME, from the exons ATGGGGCTGTCTAAGCGACGAGCTCATTTACGAAAACTTTGGTTCAAAAAGGGGGGTGTGAATCCAAATAAGGGTCGAACTACAGTTTTTCCTGCTCTTGGTGACAATAAGTATGTCAGGTTGGAAAAGAAAGCCTTTGATAGTCAAGTACACACCAGTAACAATGTGCTAACCTTTAAAGATACTGTTGATACGGACACAACAGTATCAGTCACAGTGTTGCGACCCCGACCGCATGCGTCTAATAGTAATACCAATAAGTTGATGGAGGAGGACTCGTGTTTGTTTTGTCAGAAGGCCGTTCGACCCCGACCACATGCGTCTAATGTAGTTGACGAGCATAGTTACTGTGGTGTCGAGTCACTTCATCCAGACTTGTGTACCAATAAGTTGGTGAGGGAGGACTCGTGTTTGATTTGTCAGAAGACCATTCGCTCGTTGCAGCATGGCATCACATGTGATGTTTGTGAGAGATGGCAGCATCGCACATGCAATACAG GCATCCAGGCAGCAGACTATTTTAGGGCAAAGCGGGGAGACATCGTCCTTACCTTCACGTGCAAGGACTGCAGAAACCATCCTACGACGCCCGACGCTACCCTTAACTCCGACAATGTTTCAAAGATGACTATGATGGAG TAG
- the LOC127870923 gene encoding myogenesis-regulating glycosidase-like isoform X1 yields MMRLHWRRLRAKHPWLQVLGTWRFWLLALFTVILILYAVSSFRPSFLSKTPERDISQVWVGDMEFDFMTGLYFLKQGKEVYFRGSMPDAHQMDGKPAHCATYNQTNSLCASWFPKVKLTVENIVEEHVTCQSLVWTPGFEHYKPHTCFSVADSKWYGGSLFVDQKWPLNNMEVKFQAYRTRNSEYNQGVANSVGNVLDWFWINSNGVGVIFDSEIPLHISLNQNGDKLLCFYSQSNVNSLLKYRVCKAENMRKMHWYLMNRVVRLPLMLPKSDLFQKPLWSVSPMYKHSVSQENVLKLAKDVMDHGFERSLMSIQDVSLSVMNGKLNPFDERKFPNSHQSMMHLRGDYGFEPFLSVSPFISTRDTQVNKSKFLTNSKNEPIVISYYGNKVHVVNLLVKEVFDWFVKQLNNTQSSFGLSGFVFMGGETDIVEYNCESPSGLCDIDVEKFAKKFSSMADKFSAKTISSSAIRSQSSSGLIQLTSNSSSWNSNGGLRDLIPSVLTLGLLGYPFIVPNTVGGPGNYKISSETGEQNSEIPDRELYVRWMAIAAYMPCLMFSVPPWNYDDEVVQFAKHFAEIHNKQVSPIVIQAAREYETTGVPIIRPMWWTDPKDPATLSIDDQFLVGDQILVAPILDKSASKRDIFIPHGRWLDNLNNKEIEGQTVLKDFEIPLGQIATFTKSKI; encoded by the exons ATGATGCGATTACATTGGAGAAGGCTTCGAGCTAA GCATCCATGGCTACAGGTGCTCGGTACCTGGAGATTCTGGCTACTGGCACTATTTACTGTTATTCTGATCTTGTATGCTGTGAGTTCGTTCAGACCGTCGTTTTTGTCGAAAACTCCCGAAAGGGATATAAGTCAAGTGTGGGTTGGTGACATGGAATTCGATTTTATGACTGGATTGTATTTTCTAAAACAAGGTAAAGAGGTGTATTTCCGTGGCTCCATGCCGGACGCCCATCAAATGGATGGGAAGCCTGCGCATTGCGCAACATACAATCAGACAAACAGCCTGTGCGCTTCGTGGTTTCCGAAAGTGAAATTGACAGTGGAGAACATTGTTGAAGAACACGTTACGTGTCAGAGCTTAGTTTGGACGCCAGGTTTCGAGCATTATAAGCCGCATACTTGTTTCTCTGTAGCCGATTCTAAATGGTACGGTGGTTCATTATTTGTTGATCAAAAGTGGCCATTGAATAATATGGAAGTAAAATTTCAGGCCTATAGGACGAGGAATTCAGAGTACAACCAAGGGGTGGCGAATTCAGTTGGCAATGTACTAGACTGGTTTTGGATAAATTCTAATGGAGTGGGAGTGATTTTTGACAGTGAAATACCGTTGCACATCAGCCTCAACCAAAACGGAGATAAGTTACTGTGTTTTTATTCTCAGTCCAACGTGAATTCTTTGTTAAAATACAGAGTGTGCAAGGCAGAGAATATGAGAAAAATgcactggtatttaatgaacaGGGTTGTTCGCTTGCCATTAATGCTGCCAAAATCTGACTTATTCCAGAAACCTCTTTGGTCTGTGTCCCCAATGTACAAGCATTCTGTAAGCCAGGAAAATGTTTTAAAGTTAGCCAAAGATGTCATGGACCATGGATTCGAGAGATCTCTAATGAGCATACAGGATGTCAGTTTGTCTGTAATGAATGGCAAACTGAATCCTTTTGATGAAAGAAAGTTCCCAAATTCCCATCAATCTATGATGCATTTAAGAGGTGATTATGGGTTTGAACCATTTTTGTCAGTGTCACCATTTATTTCGACGAGAGATACTCAAGTTAATAAATCCAAATTTTTGACAAATTCGAAAAACGagccaatagtaataagttactATGGAAACAAAGTCCATGTGGTAAATTTGTTAGTTAAAGAGGTATTTGACTGGTTTGTGAAGCAACTGAACAATACGCAGTCTTCATTTGGCCTGTCTGGTTTTGTTTTTATGGGTGGAGAAACAGATATTGTGGAATATAACTGTGAAAGCCCATCTGGACTATGTGACATTGATGTTGAAAAATTTGCTAAGAAATTCAGCAGCATGGCTGATAAATTTTCAGCAAAGACCATATCATCATCTGCAATTCGTAGTCAGTCTAGTTCAGGATTAATACAGCTAACAAGTAATTCATCGTCATGGAATTCAAACGGCGGGCTACGCGACTTGATCCCGTCAGTGTTGACCTTAGGGTTGCTGGGATACCCCTTCATCGTTCCAAACACCGTAGGTGGTCCAGGAAACTATAAAATCAGCTCTGAAACTGGCGAGCAGAATTCTGAAATTCCCGACCGGGAGCTGTATGTTCGATGGATGGCTATAGCGGCGTATATGCCTTGTTTGATGTTTTCTGTGCCTCCCTGGAACTATGATGATGAGGTAGTGCAGTTTGCCAAACATTTTGCAGAGATTCACAATAAGCAGGTTTCCCCCATTGTGATCCAGGCGGCTCGGGAATATGAAACCACAG GTGTGCCAATAATAAGACCCATGTGGTGGACTGATCCAAAGGATCCAGCAACCCTCAGTATAGACGACCAGTTTTTAGTTGGAGATCAAATTTTGGTTGCCCCTATCCTAGATAAGAGCGCAAGCAAGCGTGACATTTTCATCCCCCATGGGCGGTGGTTGGATAATTTGAATAACAAAGAAATCGAGGGCCAAACAGTGTTGAAAGATTTTGAAATCCCTCTTGGACAGATTGCTAcctttacaaaaagtaaaatttaa